In one window of Streptomyces sp. NBC_01224 DNA:
- a CDS encoding amidase, whose protein sequence is MEWNFQTAEELVAALRAGEVTSAELTDEAIVRIERDDKEINAICVPDFDRARAAARGADQARARGEVRPLLGIPVTVKESYNMAGLPTTWGMPQHRDYVPAEDAVQVSRLKAAGAVVLGKTNVPLGLQDIQSFNEIYGTTNNPWDHDRTPGGSSGGSAAALASGFCALSIGSDLAGSLRTPAHFCGIYAHKPTLGLAATRGMVVPPAPPLPVDLDLAVVGPMARTARDLTLLLDVMAGPDPLTLGKAHDLTLPPARHERLGDFRVLVVDEHPLIATGPAVRAGVDRVADALADGGARVERHSRLLPDLAEAAMLYTQLLFSSSVARFPVEAYERLQTRAAGLSADDRSLDAARLRGMVFSHRDWIEANSRRELHRHGWRQLFAEFDAVVCPITPTPAFRHDHNPDLMQRRLDIDGTEYPYFDQLVWAGLATMPGLPATAIPAGRSPEGLPVGVQLIGPMFEDRTPLRLAELLEQKIGGFQAPK, encoded by the coding sequence ATGGAGTGGAATTTTCAGACGGCCGAAGAACTCGTGGCTGCCTTGCGTGCCGGTGAAGTGACCTCGGCTGAACTGACCGACGAGGCGATCGTCCGTATCGAGCGGGACGACAAGGAGATCAACGCGATCTGTGTGCCGGACTTCGACCGTGCACGGGCCGCCGCGCGCGGTGCCGACCAGGCGCGCGCCCGCGGCGAGGTCCGGCCCCTGCTCGGTATTCCGGTGACGGTCAAAGAGTCCTACAATATGGCTGGGCTGCCCACGACCTGGGGCATGCCGCAACACCGGGACTATGTGCCGGCCGAGGACGCGGTACAGGTGTCGCGACTCAAGGCCGCGGGCGCGGTGGTGCTGGGTAAGACCAATGTGCCCTTGGGGCTGCAAGATATCCAGAGCTTCAACGAGATCTACGGCACCACTAACAATCCGTGGGATCACGATCGCACGCCGGGCGGATCCTCCGGCGGATCAGCGGCGGCCTTGGCGTCCGGATTCTGCGCGCTGTCCATCGGCTCCGACCTCGCCGGTTCACTGCGCACCCCCGCGCATTTCTGCGGCATCTATGCGCACAAGCCGACACTCGGACTGGCGGCAACCCGCGGCATGGTCGTGCCGCCGGCACCGCCATTGCCGGTCGACCTCGACCTCGCCGTCGTCGGTCCGATGGCGCGCACTGCCCGCGACCTCACGCTCCTGCTCGACGTCATGGCCGGACCGGACCCGCTGACGCTCGGCAAGGCGCACGACTTGACGCTGCCGCCCGCGCGCCACGAGCGGCTCGGCGACTTCCGGGTCTTGGTCGTCGACGAGCATCCGCTCATTGCGACCGGGCCCGCTGTGCGGGCGGGCGTGGACCGGGTGGCCGACGCGCTTGCCGACGGCGGCGCCCGTGTCGAACGGCACAGCCGGTTGCTGCCCGATCTGGCCGAAGCCGCGATGCTCTACACGCAGTTGCTGTTCTCGAGCTCCGTTGCACGTTTTCCCGTCGAAGCGTACGAGCGGTTGCAGACCCGCGCCGCCGGACTGAGCGCGGACGACCGGAGTCTCGATGCGGCGCGGCTGCGCGGCATGGTGTTCAGCCACCGCGACTGGATCGAGGCGAACAGTCGTCGTGAGCTCCACCGCCACGGCTGGCGGCAGCTCTTCGCCGAGTTCGACGCCGTGGTGTGTCCCATCACGCCCACTCCCGCGTTCCGGCACGACCACAACCCCGATCTGATGCAACGCCGGCTCGACATCGACGGCACCGAGTACCCGTACTTCGACCAGCTCGTCTGGGCCGGTCTGGCCACCATGCCCGGCCTGCCCGCCACCGCCATACCAGCGGGCCGGTCCCCCGAGGGCCTGCCGGTGGGAGTGCAGCTCATCGGTCCGATGTTCGAGGATCGTACCCCGCTGCGGCTGGCCGAACTGCTCGAACAGAAGATCGGCGGCTTCCAGGCACCGAAGTAG